From one Nocardioides sp. Kera G14 genomic stretch:
- a CDS encoding acyltransferase family protein, producing MLYAASIALFDVRIVVAMMRDTLESRFTARNGLNLFRIILATGVIFTHSYPLTGDVIGSAPLRQFAGSFSVDGFFAISGFLITMSWMRRPDWRDYLRSRTLRIFPGFYVCLLATVLVLAPLGILVGAGTWPSGYPDSGVTYLLKNSLLYIGQLKIAGTPDAVPYPEAWNGSLWTLFWEFLCYLAVLALGMLGLLRKRSFMVAAFVAMLVLVGIVIVLHIDSWWVTNTARFGTMFLAGCLVFLFRSRIPVRLPLVLGAFAIVAASMLLPDYRVVGALPFAYGLICASTYVTSPRLEFRRNDWSYGVYIYAFPVQQILAGTSIGDLPPLIFGVVAFLATLPLAAGSWYLIERPALKLRHRRSTARHVGMNPSESRAVRGPSR from the coding sequence CCGCATCGATCGCGCTCTTCGACGTAAGGATCGTGGTCGCCATGATGCGTGACACGCTGGAATCTAGGTTCACAGCCCGCAACGGCCTCAACCTCTTTCGAATCATCTTGGCCACTGGCGTGATCTTCACGCACTCATATCCGCTGACCGGAGACGTCATCGGCTCAGCGCCGCTACGGCAGTTCGCCGGATCCTTCTCAGTCGACGGTTTCTTCGCGATCTCGGGCTTTCTGATTACCATGAGTTGGATGCGGCGCCCGGATTGGCGGGACTATCTTCGATCCAGAACGCTTCGTATCTTTCCTGGGTTCTACGTCTGTCTCCTCGCGACAGTCTTGGTGCTCGCGCCGCTTGGCATCCTCGTCGGAGCAGGAACGTGGCCCTCCGGATATCCGGATTCGGGGGTCACCTATCTCCTCAAGAACTCATTACTGTATATCGGGCAACTGAAGATCGCCGGGACGCCCGACGCCGTACCCTATCCGGAAGCATGGAACGGGTCCTTGTGGACGCTCTTTTGGGAATTCCTCTGCTACTTAGCCGTTCTCGCCCTCGGAATGTTGGGACTGCTGCGCAAACGCTCCTTCATGGTCGCTGCGTTCGTTGCGATGCTCGTTCTGGTCGGGATCGTGATCGTGCTGCACATCGACAGCTGGTGGGTGACGAACACCGCCCGGTTCGGGACCATGTTCCTGGCCGGCTGCCTGGTCTTTCTCTTCCGAAGTCGAATCCCAGTGAGACTGCCACTCGTGCTAGGCGCCTTCGCCATCGTCGCAGCATCAATGCTACTGCCGGACTACCGCGTGGTCGGCGCCCTTCCTTTCGCCTACGGACTCATATGCGCAAGCACGTACGTCACGTCGCCGCGACTGGAGTTCCGTCGCAACGATTGGTCGTACGGCGTGTACATCTACGCCTTTCCAGTGCAGCAAATTCTCGCTGGCACATCGATAGGAGACCTCCCGCCCCTTATCTTCGGAGTTGTCGCGTTCCTCGCGACCCTCCCTCTCGCAGCCGGCTCTTGGTACCTGATCGAACGCCCAGCTTTGAAGTTGCGCCACCGAAGATCCACAGCTCGTCACGTCGGGATGAATCCATCGGAATCTCGTGCCGTGAGAGGACCAAGTAGATGA
- a CDS encoding oligosaccharide flippase family protein — protein sequence MTGSEEERAKGRNFRILAASVVSILAKVVAVGTTLITVPLTLHYLGTERYGLWMTVTTFTAMLTFADLGLGSGLLSAVSRAHGREDVAEIRGYISSAVVMLTGIAIALLAIFFSAYASISWASFFNVKSAEASSEAGPSVAVFVICFGASLPVTVVQRVQMGLQLGFIASFWQCVSSLATLLSVLVAIYLRADLPVLVAALVGTPVFVGFINTILFFLKNSEFSPALKLFSKTQCRQLFSIGFLFLILQVSVSATFLSDNFVIARLLGSDNVASFSIPDRMFSTASILVSLAALPLWPAFGEAMVRGDHAWAKRALRRATWASLAFSGVMCSLLLLLAHPLVRLWIGKDLDVPFALLAGLALWRVVDSTASAAAMYLNGMHAIGFQVTIAIATGIVSLASKILLIPHLGLAVTPWCTVIAYIAFAGIPTLVYLRRNTERRQSNVF from the coding sequence ATGACCGGCAGCGAAGAAGAAAGGGCCAAAGGCCGTAACTTCCGCATCCTCGCCGCCTCCGTTGTCAGCATCTTGGCCAAAGTCGTCGCGGTGGGAACGACGCTCATTACAGTCCCTCTGACGCTGCACTACCTTGGGACCGAGCGGTACGGGCTGTGGATGACAGTGACAACATTTACCGCCATGCTTACTTTTGCCGACTTGGGGCTGGGAAGCGGGCTCCTCTCCGCGGTCTCCCGGGCTCACGGCAGGGAGGACGTGGCGGAGATCCGCGGCTACATCTCCAGTGCGGTCGTCATGCTCACCGGCATCGCCATTGCCTTGCTAGCGATCTTCTTCTCGGCTTACGCCTCGATAAGTTGGGCGTCATTTTTCAACGTGAAATCTGCGGAAGCCTCATCCGAAGCCGGACCGAGTGTCGCAGTCTTCGTCATCTGCTTCGGTGCCTCCCTCCCTGTCACCGTGGTTCAGCGCGTACAAATGGGACTGCAACTGGGATTTATCGCTAGTTTCTGGCAGTGCGTTTCAAGTCTCGCAACCTTACTTTCTGTCCTTGTCGCGATCTATTTGAGAGCCGACCTGCCGGTGTTGGTGGCGGCTTTAGTGGGAACCCCTGTGTTCGTAGGGTTCATAAATACAATTCTATTTTTTCTAAAGAACTCTGAATTTTCACCCGCTTTGAAACTCTTCTCGAAGACTCAGTGTCGCCAGCTATTTTCAATCGGATTCCTCTTTCTCATACTTCAGGTCTCAGTTTCAGCAACATTCCTTTCTGATAATTTTGTCATCGCCCGCTTGCTTGGAAGCGATAACGTTGCAAGTTTTTCGATCCCCGACCGAATGTTTTCCACCGCCTCGATTTTAGTCTCCTTGGCGGCTCTACCATTGTGGCCCGCGTTCGGCGAAGCGATGGTGCGCGGCGATCATGCATGGGCTAAACGAGCCCTGAGGCGCGCGACATGGGCCTCACTCGCCTTCTCCGGAGTCATGTGCAGCCTGCTCTTATTGCTCGCCCACCCGCTCGTCCGCCTCTGGATTGGAAAAGACTTGGATGTTCCGTTCGCTCTGCTGGCAGGCCTTGCGCTTTGGCGCGTCGTCGATTCGACCGCGAGCGCAGCTGCAATGTACCTCAACGGGATGCACGCCATCGGCTTTCAAGTCACGATTGCCATCGCTACAGGGATCGTTTCTCTAGCGTCCAAGATCCTATTAATCCCTCACCTGGGATTGGCCGTCACTCCATGGTGTACCGTGATTGCATACATCGCGTTCGCGGGGATTCCTACACTTGTCTATCTCCGACGAAACACGGAGCGGAGGCAATCTAATGTCTTTTAA
- a CDS encoding NAD-dependent epimerase/dehydratase family protein, with translation MTTVLVTGAYGFIGRHVAREAASRGHRVAGIGHGSWTRQEQSDWGLKSWREATVSLDALRDLDSLPDVIIHCAGGSDVGHSMTRPWNDFKRTVDSTADLLEFIRADAPDCRLVLTSSAAVYGDAADLPIRIDSTLKPISPYGVHKKLAEDVCREYAEHFGVTASIVRLFSVYGVGLRKQLLWDACGKWKRGEFAFGGTGEEVRDWIHVDDAARLIVSSADCASTSAPLVNGASGVGLKIRTVVEALAQVLPKCPPPEFTGVARSGNPSRFIADITQAAELGWRPERSFSDGVAEYAQWFQGLDL, from the coding sequence ATGACGACCGTGTTGGTAACCGGCGCATACGGATTCATCGGCCGTCACGTTGCCCGCGAGGCCGCGAGCCGTGGACATAGGGTTGCTGGCATCGGCCATGGGTCTTGGACGCGGCAGGAACAGAGCGATTGGGGCCTCAAATCGTGGCGCGAGGCGACGGTGTCGCTGGACGCACTCCGCGACTTGGATAGCCTTCCGGACGTTATTATCCACTGCGCGGGAGGAAGCGACGTTGGCCACTCGATGACGCGCCCATGGAACGACTTCAAGAGAACCGTCGACTCCACCGCGGATTTGTTGGAATTCATTCGTGCTGATGCTCCAGACTGTCGGCTGGTCCTGACCTCAAGTGCCGCGGTCTACGGTGACGCCGCGGATCTTCCGATCCGGATCGACAGCACCCTGAAGCCCATCTCGCCGTATGGAGTCCACAAGAAGCTCGCGGAAGACGTTTGTCGCGAGTATGCCGAGCATTTTGGAGTGACCGCCTCGATCGTCCGTCTGTTCTCCGTCTACGGCGTCGGCCTGCGCAAGCAACTGCTGTGGGACGCGTGCGGCAAATGGAAGCGTGGTGAATTCGCTTTCGGCGGCACGGGGGAAGAGGTACGCGATTGGATTCACGTCGATGACGCGGCAAGATTGATTGTCAGTTCAGCGGATTGCGCTTCAACGTCCGCTCCACTTGTCAACGGCGCGTCCGGAGTAGGCTTAAAGATCCGAACAGTGGTCGAGGCGCTGGCTCAAGTATTGCCCAAGTGTCCACCACCTGAGTTCACTGGGGTGGCTCGTAGTGGTAACCCTTCACGGTTTATCGCCGACATCACCCAAGCTGCCGAGTTGGGATGGCGACCGGAGCGTAGCTTCTCGGACGGAGTTGCGGAGTATGCCCAGTGGTTCCAAGGATTAGATCTGTGA
- a CDS encoding glycosyltransferase → MKRVAVFLDPGNGWQGGISYRRNLVSAIYAGAADRITPVCFLPTDASMPSGFPDAEVIRFDPAIFSGLGGLVGKGSRALLGRNIAVERLLSRNGIDVMFHTVAIGTRSSVPTISWIPDFQHVRMPDHFPTEERKKRDGYFKRLVRDSQAIVLSSYSARDDFDRFAPGNAEKARVLRFVSWFGDDIAETEAVTLRNRYDLEGPYFHLPNQFWRHKRHDLVLDALEQMKDRGFNPLVVATGSTADYRNPDYFRSLMARVSAHGLDGNFKALGAVSLSDLVALMRNAQAILNPSDFEGWSTSVEESKSLGIPIVLSDIEVHAEQAPTLGTYFSAGNAASLADKLELLLLQSDDQERRRELRERAERELPERIARFGSEFADIIDSV, encoded by the coding sequence GTGAAGCGCGTCGCAGTCTTCCTTGATCCGGGTAATGGTTGGCAGGGGGGCATCAGTTACCGACGTAACTTGGTGTCCGCCATCTATGCCGGCGCCGCCGATCGGATCACCCCTGTCTGCTTCCTCCCGACGGACGCTAGTATGCCTTCGGGATTTCCCGATGCGGAAGTGATTCGTTTCGACCCGGCGATTTTCTCGGGTCTGGGGGGTTTAGTTGGCAAGGGATCCCGCGCGTTGCTCGGGCGCAATATCGCCGTCGAGCGCCTTCTCTCTCGCAACGGAATCGACGTGATGTTCCATACCGTCGCCATCGGAACGCGGAGTTCCGTCCCAACGATTAGCTGGATACCAGACTTCCAGCACGTGCGTATGCCTGATCATTTCCCGACCGAGGAACGGAAGAAGCGTGACGGATACTTCAAGCGGTTGGTTCGCGACAGCCAAGCGATCGTGCTGAGCAGTTACTCGGCGAGGGACGACTTCGACAGATTCGCGCCCGGAAACGCCGAGAAGGCGCGTGTCTTGCGATTTGTTTCCTGGTTCGGCGATGACATCGCCGAGACCGAGGCCGTCACACTGCGGAATAGATACGACCTTGAGGGCCCATACTTTCATCTGCCAAATCAGTTCTGGCGGCACAAGCGGCATGACCTTGTGCTGGACGCGTTGGAGCAGATGAAGGACCGCGGTTTCAATCCACTGGTGGTCGCCACTGGCTCAACTGCGGATTACCGCAACCCCGACTACTTCCGGTCGTTGATGGCGCGTGTCAGCGCGCACGGGCTGGACGGGAATTTCAAGGCACTTGGCGCCGTGAGTCTGTCAGATCTCGTCGCGCTCATGCGGAATGCGCAGGCGATTCTCAACCCTTCCGACTTCGAGGGCTGGAGTACTTCGGTTGAAGAGAGCAAATCGCTCGGGATACCGATTGTACTTTCGGACATCGAGGTACACGCGGAGCAGGCCCCCACGTTGGGAACCTACTTCAGTGCTGGGAATGCGGCTTCTCTGGCGGACAAGCTTGAGCTTCTGCTGCTTCAGTCCGATGATCAGGAGCGTCGCCGAGAACTACGCGAGAGGGCAGAAAGGGAATTGCCGGAGCGGATTGCCCGTTTCGGCAGTGAGTTTGCCGATATCATTGATTCCGTCTGA
- a CDS encoding heparinase II/III domain-containing protein, whose product MDRVAASIPPLTVQGSGPELLALAEAVTPFYFEEYLAHIDDVAEGRFTFFGQTADFGSPSAVDWHHEVPAESDFHLWRMKLAHMGFVGPMLMAGDDEHLNAVGHLLKSYRESSDFGVSGCFSSYWFPYSVSHRVLAILSAYVVAAEAGRRIPESLRDEIESFLRWNVGFILVNVEHELRNNHVERNLAALCLYFSFAESVPRRIGRRLDREVRRVISACLLPDGLIAERSAMYQGLAVMAADVFSRAPFLSSGTRALAGAMHEKALSAWLTMTHPDGQIALFNDSWFGEVPVAGKIAGGTSARPVSLLPDAGYVRFEADGVFVLMDAGPIGPRWNPGHGHADFLSAEMDVMGQRFLVDPGTYQYSTGPRRAFERSAASHNGPVRDGVEPVDYLGCFRVGRLRDAEILEHVASGSGGMARGRLSLPGGGELRRTVEVSPGLVIVTDEWVGEPSGARVGLTVPGDWQLEHVDAGRAVFDQEGVRAEIRVTEGLIADSTAGEWSCNYLESRGASVLDLRPAEVDDTYGRVVWEVRAGTPADEMRSEDS is encoded by the coding sequence GTGGATCGGGTTGCGGCCTCCATCCCGCCGCTGACCGTCCAGGGCTCGGGACCTGAGTTGCTCGCCCTCGCCGAAGCCGTCACGCCCTTCTACTTCGAGGAGTACCTCGCGCATATCGACGACGTCGCGGAGGGGCGCTTCACCTTCTTCGGGCAGACTGCGGACTTCGGCTCGCCGTCCGCCGTCGACTGGCATCATGAGGTCCCGGCTGAGAGTGACTTCCATCTCTGGCGGATGAAACTCGCGCACATGGGCTTCGTCGGCCCGATGCTCATGGCTGGCGACGACGAGCACCTCAACGCGGTTGGCCACCTGCTCAAGTCCTACCGTGAAAGCTCGGACTTCGGGGTCTCGGGTTGTTTCTCGTCGTACTGGTTCCCCTACAGCGTCTCGCACCGCGTGCTAGCCATCCTGAGCGCATATGTCGTGGCCGCGGAGGCGGGGAGAAGGATCCCCGAGTCGCTTCGCGACGAGATCGAGTCGTTCCTGCGATGGAACGTCGGTTTCATCCTGGTCAACGTCGAGCACGAGCTGCGAAACAACCATGTCGAACGGAACCTGGCCGCGTTGTGCCTCTACTTCAGCTTCGCCGAGTCCGTTCCGCGGAGGATCGGGCGGCGCCTCGATCGCGAGGTGCGGCGCGTGATCAGCGCCTGCCTGCTGCCAGACGGGCTCATCGCTGAGCGGTCGGCGATGTACCAAGGACTGGCCGTGATGGCCGCCGACGTCTTCAGCCGTGCACCGTTCCTATCGAGCGGCACCCGTGCGCTAGCCGGCGCGATGCATGAGAAGGCGCTTTCGGCGTGGCTGACGATGACCCACCCAGATGGCCAAATCGCCCTATTCAACGACAGTTGGTTCGGCGAGGTTCCGGTGGCCGGAAAGATTGCCGGCGGCACTTCGGCGCGACCCGTCAGCCTGCTTCCCGACGCAGGGTACGTGCGATTCGAAGCTGACGGAGTCTTCGTCCTGATGGACGCGGGGCCCATCGGGCCGCGATGGAATCCTGGCCATGGGCACGCTGACTTCCTGTCGGCCGAGATGGACGTGATGGGCCAGCGTTTCCTGGTCGACCCGGGGACGTACCAGTACTCCACCGGGCCGCGTCGGGCGTTCGAGCGTTCTGCTGCCAGCCACAACGGCCCGGTCAGAGACGGGGTGGAGCCGGTGGACTATCTCGGCTGCTTCCGGGTCGGTCGCCTGCGTGACGCTGAGATCCTAGAGCACGTTGCGTCCGGGTCGGGAGGCATGGCCCGAGGCCGCCTCTCTCTGCCCGGGGGCGGCGAGTTGCGCCGGACGGTGGAGGTCTCGCCCGGCCTCGTGATCGTCACCGACGAGTGGGTGGGAGAGCCGTCAGGCGCTCGTGTCGGCCTCACCGTGCCCGGGGATTGGCAGCTCGAGCACGTCGACGCCGGTCGAGCTGTCTTCGACCAAGAGGGCGTCCGAGCTGAGATCCGTGTCACCGAGGGGCTCATTGCGGATAGTACGGCGGGAGAGTGGTCCTGCAACTACCTTGAGAGCCGCGGGGCGAGCGTCCTCGACCTGCGTCCGGCCGAGGTGGACGACACGTACGGCCGGGTGGTGTGGGAGGTTCGTGCGGGAACGCCCGCCGACGAGATGAGGAGCGAAGACTCGTGA
- a CDS encoding acyltransferase, translating to MIRKLVKLMLAIYDLPTKIGQHVAFKRKASHCTLGPGARLLAASEIHNPRGKANIYVGAGSIVAGQLNTFGHGGKIKMGERCFMGKNSRIWSAEMVTVGNNVLISHDANIHDTISHSLSVADRRDHFDSMFSEIGHPTSLPNVPSAPVIIEDDAWIGFGAAVMKGVTVGRGAVVGAHAVVTKDVPPYAIVVGNPARIVGTARG from the coding sequence ATGATTAGAAAACTAGTAAAGTTGATGCTGGCGATATACGACCTTCCCACTAAAATCGGGCAACACGTCGCCTTCAAGCGGAAGGCAAGTCACTGCACCCTTGGACCTGGTGCGCGCTTGCTCGCAGCCAGCGAGATCCATAATCCCCGAGGCAAAGCCAACATCTACGTAGGGGCCGGGAGTATCGTGGCAGGCCAACTAAACACGTTCGGGCACGGCGGGAAAATCAAGATGGGCGAGAGGTGCTTCATGGGAAAAAACTCGCGGATCTGGTCGGCAGAGATGGTCACGGTCGGAAACAACGTCCTCATCTCGCACGACGCGAACATACATGACACAATTTCGCACTCGCTCTCCGTCGCCGACCGGCGGGATCACTTTGACAGTATGTTCTCGGAAATCGGGCACCCCACCTCACTTCCCAACGTTCCTTCGGCGCCCGTGATTATCGAAGATGATGCTTGGATCGGGTTCGGTGCGGCTGTCATGAAGGGTGTCACGGTTGGCCGAGGAGCCGTCGTGGGCGCACACGCAGTTGTCACGAAGGACGTGCCCCCGTATGCGATCGTGGTGGGAAACCCAGCTCGGATAGTCGGAACTGCTCGTGGCTAG
- a CDS encoding Gfo/Idh/MocA family protein has translation MKIAVVGCGFVFDIYMRTFRAHPELELVGVFDLKAERMAAVSGHYGLRAYDSYEQLLGDPEVEAVVNLTTIGSHFEVSRRALDAGKHVYSEKPLTTSVDESRQLFELAAARGVRLYGAPCNIFSDSVRTIFQAVEQGAIGKPLLVYAELDDNPIHLMGFDKVVSPTGAPWPLREEILEGCTYEHLGYHLVWICGLLGPAVSVTAFSSELIEDKMAGLPARVGTPDFSVANLQFANGAVARITCSVVAPRDHRMRVIGRAGEISTDSYRQYRAPVFLERFSAGSLNARKFQSLRARPSLGRRFGIGGRRLRLARNWKSGAVERNLLVRPSLKERIVGALRRREVYAQDKFAGIAEMAREIRDGQAQYLSPDFLMHINELTLLVQGAGPDGVATKPATTFTPLGPIPGTHGGGAPYGGAPKPLERLIRHQG, from the coding sequence GTGAAGATCGCGGTGGTCGGGTGTGGATTCGTGTTCGATATTTACATGCGAACCTTCAGAGCCCATCCCGAGCTGGAGCTTGTCGGTGTCTTCGACCTCAAGGCGGAGCGCATGGCGGCAGTCTCGGGGCACTACGGTCTTCGCGCCTACGACAGCTACGAGCAGTTGCTCGGTGACCCCGAGGTGGAGGCCGTCGTCAACCTCACGACGATCGGCTCGCACTTCGAGGTCTCGCGCCGCGCGCTCGACGCCGGGAAGCACGTCTATTCCGAGAAGCCCCTCACCACGAGTGTCGATGAGTCCCGCCAGCTGTTCGAGCTTGCGGCCGCACGGGGCGTCCGGCTCTACGGTGCGCCGTGCAACATCTTCAGTGACAGCGTCCGGACCATCTTCCAGGCCGTGGAGCAGGGCGCGATCGGCAAGCCGCTCTTGGTCTACGCCGAGCTCGACGACAACCCCATCCACTTGATGGGTTTCGACAAGGTCGTCAGTCCCACCGGCGCCCCGTGGCCGTTGCGCGAGGAGATTCTCGAGGGCTGTACCTACGAGCACCTCGGCTACCACCTCGTGTGGATCTGCGGACTCCTCGGCCCGGCGGTCTCCGTCACCGCCTTCTCGAGCGAGCTGATCGAAGACAAGATGGCGGGGCTGCCGGCCCGCGTCGGGACGCCCGACTTCTCGGTCGCCAACCTTCAATTCGCCAACGGGGCCGTGGCGCGCATCACGTGCAGTGTCGTCGCTCCGAGAGATCACCGGATGCGGGTGATCGGGCGGGCGGGCGAGATCTCGACCGACAGTTACCGGCAGTACCGGGCACCCGTCTTCCTCGAGCGCTTCAGCGCGGGAAGCCTCAACGCGAGGAAGTTCCAGAGCCTTCGCGCACGCCCGAGCCTCGGCCGACGTTTCGGGATCGGCGGGCGGAGGCTCCGTCTCGCCCGCAACTGGAAGTCGGGGGCCGTGGAGAGGAACCTGCTGGTGCGGCCCTCTCTGAAGGAGCGCATCGTTGGCGCCCTCCGCAGACGTGAAGTCTACGCCCAGGACAAGTTCGCAGGCATAGCCGAGATGGCTCGTGAAATCCGCGACGGCCAGGCGCAGTACCTGTCGCCTGACTTCCTTATGCACATCAACGAATTGACCCTCCTCGTGCAAGGCGCCGGGCCTGACGGCGTCGCGACCAAGCCGGCCACCACTTTTACCCCACTGGGGCCGATCCCCGGGACCCACGGAGGAGGTGCTCCGTACGGCGGCGCCCCCAAGCCGTTGGAACGGCTGATACGGCACCAAGGCTGA